In a single window of the Streptomyces sp. NBC_00353 genome:
- a CDS encoding L,D-transpeptidase: MEKRVMTDSKRRKGLMAASALLGGVLVLTACSEGTGSGSDESSKKSQAAAVDKAAAEDASQAQIAISPKNGATNASINNAAKVTVTKGKLTQVTMITSAGASVPGTLAADGTSWQPNAQLERSTTYKINATAEDTKGREAHENASFTTVSPANSFIGNFTPEDGSTVGVGMPVSINFNKPITDRKAVQAGITVTSSSGQQVVGHWFNSQRLDLRPEQYWTGGSTVTLKLALDGVEGADGVYGVQQKTVTFKVGRNQVSTVDASTHTMTVTQDGKTIKTIPISAGSPDNPTYNGQMVISEKFKETRMNGATVGFTDDDGKGEYDIKDVPHAMRLSQSGTFIHGNYWGAPSVFGSANTSHGCVGLADVKGAGDDKQPAAWFYNNSMVGDVVIVKNSPDKTITPDNGLNGWNMSWAEWQADSAA; the protein is encoded by the coding sequence ATGGAGAAGCGTGTGATGACGGACAGCAAGCGGCGCAAGGGCCTGATGGCCGCGTCCGCCCTGCTCGGCGGCGTACTCGTGCTCACTGCCTGCAGCGAAGGTACGGGCTCGGGCAGCGACGAGAGCTCGAAGAAGTCTCAGGCGGCGGCAGTCGACAAGGCAGCGGCCGAGGACGCGTCCCAGGCCCAGATAGCGATCTCGCCGAAGAACGGCGCGACCAACGCCAGCATCAACAACGCCGCGAAGGTCACCGTCACCAAGGGCAAGCTGACCCAGGTCACCATGATCACGTCGGCCGGCGCGAGCGTCCCCGGCACCCTGGCCGCCGACGGCACCAGCTGGCAGCCGAACGCGCAGCTCGAGCGCTCGACCACGTACAAGATCAACGCGACGGCCGAGGACACCAAGGGCCGCGAGGCGCACGAGAACGCGTCGTTCACCACCGTGTCGCCCGCCAACAGCTTCATCGGGAACTTCACCCCCGAGGACGGCTCCACGGTCGGTGTCGGCATGCCGGTCTCGATCAACTTCAACAAGCCGATCACGGACCGGAAGGCCGTCCAGGCCGGAATCACCGTGACGTCCAGCAGCGGCCAGCAGGTCGTCGGTCACTGGTTCAACTCGCAGCGTCTCGACCTGCGACCCGAGCAGTACTGGACGGGCGGCTCCACCGTCACGCTGAAGCTGGCGCTCGACGGCGTCGAGGGCGCGGACGGCGTTTACGGCGTGCAGCAGAAGACGGTCACCTTCAAGGTCGGCCGCAACCAGGTCTCGACGGTCGACGCGTCGACGCACACCATGACCGTCACCCAGGACGGCAAGACGATCAAGACGATCCCGATCTCTGCCGGTTCCCCCGACAACCCGACGTACAACGGTCAGATGGTCATCTCCGAGAAGTTCAAGGAGACCCGGATGAACGGTGCGACGGTCGGCTTCACCGACGACGACGGCAAGGGTGAGTACGACATCAAGGACGTGCCGCACGCCATGCGGCTGTCCCAGTCGGGCACCTTCATCCACGGCAACTACTGGGGTGCGCCGTCGGTCTTCGGCAGCGCCAACACCAGCCACGGCTGTGTCGGCCTCGCCGATGTGAAGGGTGCGGGCGACGACAAGCAGCCCGCCGCCTGGTTCTACAACAACTCCATGGTCGGCGACGTGGTCATCGTCAAGAACTCCCCCGACAAGACCATCACGCCCGACAACGGCCTCAACGGCTGGAACATGAGCTGGGCCGAATGGCAGGCGGACTCCGCGGCCTGA
- a CDS encoding GGDEF domain-containing protein encodes MGGDDARLRAVVSLAQAMAAAHTPPESWRAAALGACQALGGTFAALSVWERGPGRLRVLVNAGERAEGEEEFPDDETYPVHQFPEITEFLHERWAGGGEPDAWVETADGPVDDAGDGEADSSVAGAHGYGRVYRHQRVAALRRRRRGCCVVAPIVLHGRAWGELYVARPVGEPVFGREDADFATVLAAVVAAGISQTERLEEVRKLAFTDPLTGLANRRAVDARLDEAVELHRADGTVVSLVVCDLNGLKGVNDSLGHAVGDRLLERFGSVLSRCGAMLPGALAARLGGDEFCLLAVGPGADEVIEVATELCDRAAELEQGDGVACGIASTGDPIGPVTSARRLFRLADAAQYRAKAARSAKPVVAGRDGEVIRLADSPPKSAHDRRRLRGNRP; translated from the coding sequence ATGGGTGGTGATGATGCGCGGCTGCGGGCCGTGGTTTCGCTTGCACAGGCAATGGCGGCGGCGCACACCCCGCCGGAGTCCTGGCGCGCGGCCGCGCTGGGGGCGTGCCAGGCGTTGGGCGGCACCTTCGCCGCGCTCTCCGTGTGGGAGCGGGGGCCGGGGCGGCTGCGGGTGCTGGTGAACGCGGGTGAACGGGCCGAGGGGGAGGAGGAGTTCCCCGACGACGAGACGTATCCGGTGCATCAGTTCCCGGAGATCACCGAGTTCCTGCACGAACGGTGGGCGGGGGGCGGCGAGCCGGACGCCTGGGTGGAGACCGCCGACGGGCCGGTCGACGACGCCGGGGACGGCGAAGCCGATTCGTCGGTGGCGGGTGCGCACGGGTACGGGCGCGTCTACCGCCATCAGCGCGTGGCGGCCCTGCGACGGCGACGGCGCGGCTGCTGTGTGGTCGCGCCGATCGTCCTGCACGGGCGGGCCTGGGGCGAGCTCTATGTGGCGCGCCCGGTGGGGGAGCCGGTGTTCGGGCGGGAGGACGCGGACTTCGCGACCGTGCTGGCTGCCGTCGTCGCCGCCGGCATCTCCCAGACGGAGCGCCTCGAAGAGGTCCGCAAGCTCGCCTTCACCGACCCGCTGACCGGGCTGGCCAACCGCCGGGCCGTCGATGCGCGGCTCGACGAGGCGGTGGAGCTGCACCGCGCCGACGGCACGGTGGTCAGTCTGGTCGTCTGCGATCTGAACGGTCTGAAGGGGGTCAACGACTCCCTGGGCCACGCGGTCGGCGACCGGCTGCTGGAACGTTTCGGCTCGGTGCTGTCCCGGTGCGGTGCGATGCTCCCCGGCGCCCTCGCCGCCCGGCTGGGCGGTGATGAGTTCTGCCTGCTGGCGGTGGGGCCCGGCGCGGACGAGGTGATCGAGGTGGCCACCGAACTCTGCGACCGGGCGGCCGAGTTGGAGCAGGGCGACGGGGTTGCCTGCGGGATTGCCTCGACCGGTGACCCGATCGGGCCGGTGACCTCGGCCCGGCGGCTGTTCCGTCTGGCGGACGCGGCCCAGTACCGGGCGAAGGCGGCCCGCTCCGCGAAACCGGTGGTGGCGGGGCGTGACGGCGAGGTCATCCGGCTGGCGGACTCGCCGCCGAAGTCCGCCCACGACCGCCGCCGGCTGCGCGGGAACCGGCCCTGA
- a CDS encoding enoyl-CoA hydratase/isomerase family protein gives MTVTSEQRFGEFVVVRVHEGQEHVAELVLDRPKAMNAVSTDMARSIGAACAALAADQGVRVTVLTSSHERAFCVGADLKERNSFTDAELVRQRPTARAAYTGVLDLPMPTVAAVHGFALGGGFELALSCDLIVADRTAVVGLPEVSVGVIPGGGGTQLLPRRIGAARAAELVFTARRVEAAEARELGLVDELVEAGQDRAQALALAGRIAANSPVGLRAAKRALRLGHGLDLRAGLEVEDAAWRSVAFSGDRAEGVAAFNEKRKPNWPGE, from the coding sequence ATGACCGTCACGTCCGAGCAGCGGTTCGGGGAGTTCGTCGTCGTACGGGTCCATGAGGGCCAGGAGCACGTTGCCGAACTGGTCCTGGACCGGCCGAAGGCCATGAACGCCGTGTCCACGGACATGGCCCGCTCGATCGGCGCCGCCTGCGCCGCGCTCGCCGCCGACCAGGGTGTACGGGTCACCGTCCTCACCTCCAGCCACGAGCGCGCCTTCTGCGTGGGCGCGGACCTCAAGGAGCGGAACTCGTTCACCGACGCCGAGCTGGTCCGCCAGCGGCCCACCGCCCGCGCCGCCTACACCGGCGTGCTCGACCTGCCGATGCCGACGGTGGCCGCCGTGCACGGGTTCGCACTCGGCGGCGGCTTCGAGCTGGCGCTGTCCTGCGATCTGATCGTCGCCGACCGTACGGCCGTGGTGGGCCTGCCCGAGGTCTCGGTCGGTGTCATCCCGGGCGGCGGCGGTACGCAGTTGCTGCCGCGCCGGATCGGTGCGGCACGCGCTGCCGAGCTGGTCTTCACCGCCCGGCGGGTGGAGGCGGCCGAGGCGCGGGAATTGGGTCTGGTCGACGAACTGGTGGAGGCGGGACAGGACCGGGCGCAGGCGCTGGCGCTCGCCGGGCGGATCGCCGCCAACTCACCGGTGGGCCTGCGCGCCGCGAAGCGTGCGCTGCGGCTCGGGCACGGGCTCGATCTGCGGGCCGGTCTGGAGGTGGAGGACGCGGCCTGGCGGTCGGTGGCCTTCTCCGGGGATCGGGCGGAGGGCGTGGCCGCGTTCAACGAGAAGCGGAAGCCGAACTGGCCCGGAGAGTAA
- a CDS encoding ABC transporter permease gives MFFTYLRRELRRRRKAALVVASGLALGIALVIIVSSVSSGMSKAQDKVLESLYGLGTDMTVTKSAAASGSGTQRPRFEFDAKDNDDDAKQSSDRVMVQGFQTLSATTVDKVGTQDGVADAVGGLSLTVLKVDGQFKRGEFKQNGTGGTAGPGGRGGSTQPQGEVRGGGASFDVNSYTVYGTDVTKQDLGPLTSSKITKGRAFKATETDAKVAVVDAAYAKEKKLAVGKTVTVSGTKYKIVGVSTADSGDAAANLYIPLKQAQTLADSKNKVTTVYVKAADSQQIDHVKSAIQKNISGTTVTTSADLADTVSGSLSTASDLASSVGKWLSIAVLIAAFLVAGLLTSSAVSRRVREFGTLKALGWKSGRVTRQVVGEALVNGLMGGVLGIAVGLAGAYVVTAISPTLTAQLGGSGGGGGGGMLGGGMAGPGRQAAAKSLDIALTAPVSLSIILIAVALAVAGGLIAGAFGGWRASRLRPADALRRVE, from the coding sequence ATGTTCTTCACCTATCTCCGGCGCGAGCTGCGCCGCCGCAGAAAGGCGGCGCTGGTCGTCGCCTCGGGGCTCGCCCTCGGTATTGCGCTGGTCATCATCGTCAGTTCGGTCTCCTCCGGCATGAGCAAGGCCCAGGACAAGGTCCTGGAATCGCTGTACGGCCTCGGCACGGACATGACGGTGACCAAGTCCGCCGCCGCATCGGGCTCCGGCACCCAGCGGCCCCGGTTCGAGTTCGACGCCAAGGACAACGACGACGACGCGAAGCAGAGCTCGGACCGGGTCATGGTCCAGGGCTTCCAGACGCTGTCCGCCACCACCGTCGACAAGGTCGGCACGCAGGACGGCGTCGCGGACGCCGTCGGCGGACTCAGCCTGACCGTCCTGAAGGTGGACGGCCAGTTCAAGCGCGGCGAGTTCAAGCAGAACGGGACCGGTGGCACGGCCGGCCCCGGCGGCCGGGGCGGCAGCACGCAGCCGCAGGGTGAAGTCAGGGGCGGTGGCGCCTCGTTCGACGTCAACTCGTACACCGTGTACGGCACCGATGTCACCAAGCAGGACCTCGGTCCGCTGACCTCGTCGAAGATCACCAAGGGCCGTGCGTTCAAGGCCACCGAGACCGACGCGAAGGTCGCGGTCGTCGACGCCGCATACGCCAAGGAGAAGAAGCTCGCGGTCGGCAAGACCGTGACCGTCTCCGGGACCAAGTACAAGATCGTCGGCGTCTCGACGGCGGACAGCGGCGACGCGGCGGCCAACCTCTACATACCGCTGAAGCAGGCGCAGACCCTCGCCGACTCCAAGAACAAGGTCACCACGGTCTACGTCAAGGCCGCGGACTCGCAGCAGATCGACCACGTCAAGTCCGCCATCCAGAAGAACATCTCGGGCACGACGGTCACCACCTCCGCGGACCTCGCCGACACGGTCTCCGGCTCCCTTTCCACCGCGTCCGACCTGGCCTCCAGCGTCGGCAAGTGGCTGTCGATCGCCGTCCTCATCGCCGCCTTCCTGGTGGCCGGGCTGCTCACCTCCTCCGCGGTCAGCCGTCGGGTGCGGGAGTTCGGCACGCTGAAGGCGCTCGGCTGGAAGAGCGGCCGGGTCACCCGCCAGGTCGTCGGCGAGGCTCTCGTCAACGGTCTGATGGGCGGTGTCCTCGGCATCGCGGTCGGTCTCGCCGGTGCGTACGTCGTGACCGCGATCAGCCCCACGCTCACCGCGCAGCTCGGAGGCTCGGGCGGCGGTGGTGGTGGCGGCATGCTCGGCGGCGGCATGGCAGGACCCGGCCGGCAGGCCGCGGCCAAGTCCCTCGACATCGCGCTGACCGCACCGGTCTCCCTCTCCATCATCCTGATCGCCGTCGCGCTGGCCGTGGCGGGCGGGCTGATCGCGGGTGCCTTCGGCGGCTGGCGGGCCTCCCGGCTGCGTCCCGCGGATGCGCTGCGCCGCGTCGAATAG
- a CDS encoding ABC transporter ATP-binding protein, producing the protein MYTLRDVTKRYTRGKSTVNALAGVDLTIEDGGRLVIQGPTGGGKSTLLQMLGGLDRPTSGSVELDGVDLAKLSEAKLTKVRAQNIGFVFQSFNLIPTLTAQENVETALVPLGGKASERRRQAAEALESVGLGERLGHLPGEMSGGQQQRVAIARALVKRPKVLLADEPTGNLDESMRDEVMEVLETMWKEHGLTFIMVTHDSAIARRAPRLATIRKGRVTVTENAAA; encoded by the coding sequence ATGTACACCCTCAGAGACGTCACCAAGCGCTATACCCGCGGCAAGTCCACCGTCAATGCGCTCGCCGGTGTCGATCTGACCATCGAGGACGGCGGCCGGCTCGTCATCCAGGGCCCCACCGGCGGCGGCAAGTCCACACTGCTGCAGATGCTCGGCGGCCTCGACCGTCCCACGAGCGGCAGCGTCGAACTCGACGGTGTGGACCTCGCGAAGCTCAGCGAGGCCAAGCTCACCAAGGTGCGCGCGCAGAACATCGGCTTCGTCTTCCAGAGCTTCAACCTCATCCCGACGCTGACTGCGCAGGAGAACGTCGAAACGGCGCTCGTCCCGCTCGGCGGCAAGGCGTCGGAGCGGCGCAGGCAGGCCGCGGAGGCACTGGAATCCGTCGGACTCGGTGAGCGGCTCGGACACCTCCCCGGCGAGATGTCCGGTGGCCAGCAGCAGCGCGTGGCGATCGCACGGGCCCTGGTCAAGCGGCCCAAGGTGCTGCTCGCCGACGAGCCGACCGGCAACCTCGACGAGTCCATGCGCGACGAGGTCATGGAGGTGCTGGAGACGATGTGGAAGGAGCACGGGCTGACCTTCATCATGGTCACCCACGACAGCGCGATCGCCCGCAGGGCGCCGCGGCTGGCGACCATCCGCAAGGGCCGCGTCACGGTCACGGAGAACGCGGCGGCCTGA
- a CDS encoding biotin--[acetyl-CoA-carboxylase] ligase, with product MTPSDASPNRWSDLDRPPLNVPALRRGLLRPGGLWTSLDVVNVTGSTNTDLAARAAELTEGTVLVAEEQTAGRGRLDRTWTAPARSGLFFSVYLTPGDDVPVHRWGWLPLLAGVATATGLARAAGVDTALKWPNDLLVTVEGEERKTGGILAERAGDGVVIGIGLNVTLRATELPAPTAASLALAGAVSTDRETLLRGVLRSLDHWYVEWRAAGGDAAQSGLQAAYAAGCATLGRTVRAQLPGDRSLVGEAVAIDGDGRLILSTADGLQEVSAGDIVHLRDAEGGLT from the coding sequence ATGACACCTTCGGATGCGTCACCGAACCGCTGGTCGGACCTGGACCGGCCGCCCCTGAACGTCCCCGCGCTGCGCCGCGGGCTGCTGCGGCCGGGCGGGCTGTGGACCTCGCTCGACGTTGTGAACGTCACCGGGTCCACCAACACGGACCTCGCGGCGCGGGCCGCGGAGCTGACCGAGGGCACGGTTCTGGTCGCCGAGGAACAGACTGCGGGCCGCGGCCGCCTCGACCGGACCTGGACTGCGCCCGCCCGCTCGGGCCTGTTCTTCTCCGTCTACCTGACCCCCGGCGACGACGTGCCGGTCCACCGGTGGGGCTGGCTGCCGCTGCTCGCCGGGGTCGCGACCGCGACCGGGCTGGCGCGGGCCGCGGGCGTCGACACGGCACTCAAGTGGCCCAACGACCTGCTGGTCACCGTGGAGGGCGAGGAACGCAAGACGGGCGGCATCCTCGCCGAACGAGCCGGGGACGGCGTCGTCATCGGCATCGGCCTCAACGTCACCCTCCGTGCGACCGAACTGCCCGCCCCGACGGCGGCCTCGCTCGCCCTGGCCGGTGCGGTCTCCACCGACCGGGAGACGCTGCTGCGCGGCGTACTGCGCTCGCTGGACCACTGGTACGTCGAGTGGCGCGCGGCCGGCGGGGACGCGGCGCAGAGCGGTCTGCAGGCGGCCTACGCGGCGGGCTGCGCGACGCTGGGCAGGACGGTACGGGCCCAGTTGCCCGGCGACCGTTCACTCGTCGGCGAGGCGGTGGCGATCGACGGTGACGGCCGCCTGATCCTGTCCACCGCCGACGGCCTGCAGGAGGTGTCGGCGGGCGACATCGTGCATCTACGGGACGCGGAAGGCGGCCTCACCTAG
- a CDS encoding adenylate/guanylate cyclase domain-containing protein — protein MTVDDTTSGAGAEPPPEPSVHATPHHEVDHTAEPTDDPLAIRLEQLILGAERRYTPFQAARTAGVSMDLASRFWRAMGFADIGQAKALTEADVLALRRLAGLVEAGLLSEPMAVQVARSTGQTTARLAEWQIDSFLEGLTEPPEPGMTRTEVTYPLVELLLPELEEFLIYVWRRQLAAATGRVVQAADDDEMVDRRLAVGFADLVGFTRLTRRLEEEELGELVEAFETTSADLVAAHGGRLIKTLGDEVLFAADDAGTAAEIALRLIEAMTQDETMPALRVGIAFGTVTTRMGDVFGTTVNLASRLTSIAPKDAVLVDGALAEELTRTGDAPASEAQAAEEAAAAEKERAEGVEPLAVPKYRYGLQPMWQRPVRGLGVVEPWLLARRGTS, from the coding sequence GTGACCGTCGACGACACGACCTCCGGCGCGGGCGCGGAGCCCCCACCGGAACCCTCGGTCCACGCGACACCGCATCACGAAGTCGACCACACGGCCGAACCGACCGACGATCCCCTCGCGATCCGGCTGGAACAGCTGATCCTGGGCGCCGAACGTCGCTATACCCCGTTCCAGGCGGCCCGTACCGCCGGAGTCTCGATGGACCTGGCGTCCCGGTTCTGGCGCGCCATGGGGTTCGCCGACATCGGGCAGGCCAAGGCGCTCACCGAGGCGGACGTGCTGGCGCTTCGGCGGCTCGCGGGCCTCGTCGAGGCCGGGCTGCTCAGCGAGCCGATGGCGGTGCAGGTCGCCCGGTCCACCGGGCAGACCACCGCCCGGCTGGCGGAGTGGCAGATCGATTCCTTCCTGGAGGGTCTGACCGAGCCGCCCGAGCCCGGCATGACCCGCACCGAGGTCACGTACCCGCTGGTCGAGCTGCTCCTGCCCGAGCTGGAGGAGTTCCTCATCTACGTCTGGCGTCGCCAGCTCGCCGCCGCGACCGGCCGCGTCGTGCAGGCCGCGGACGACGACGAGATGGTCGACCGCAGGCTCGCCGTCGGCTTCGCGGACCTGGTCGGTTTCACCCGGCTCACCCGCCGGCTGGAGGAGGAGGAGCTCGGCGAGCTCGTCGAGGCGTTCGAGACGACCTCCGCCGATCTGGTCGCCGCGCACGGCGGCCGGCTCATCAAGACCCTCGGCGACGAGGTTCTCTTCGCCGCCGACGACGCAGGCACGGCGGCCGAGATCGCGCTTCGCCTGATAGAGGCGATGACCCAGGACGAGACGATGCCGGCGTTGCGGGTCGGTATCGCGTTCGGCACCGTCACGACCCGGATGGGCGATGTCTTCGGTACGACGGTGAACCTCGCCAGCCGGCTCACGTCGATAGCGCCGAAGGACGCCGTACTGGTGGACGGCGCTTTGGCCGAGGAGCTGACGCGTACGGGTGACGCCCCGGCCTCCGAGGCGCAGGCGGCGGAGGAGGCCGCGGCAGCCGAGAAGGAGCGCGCGGAGGGTGTGGAGCCGCTGGCCGTGCCGAAGTACCGGTACGGGCTGCAGCCGATGTGGCAGCGGCCGGTGCGTGGACTCGGCGTGGTGGAACCGTGGCTGCTGGCACGACGAGGCACCTCCTGA
- the hutH gene encoding histidine ammonia-lyase gives MDMHTVVVGTSGTTAEDVIAVARAGARVELSAAAVSALAAAREIVDALAAKPEPVYGVSTGFGALATRHISPELRAQLQRNIVRSHAAGMGPRVEREVVRALMFLRLKTVCSGRTGVRPEVAQTMADVLNAGITPVVHEYGSLGCSGDLAPLSHCALTLMGEGDAEGPDGIVRPAGELLAAHGITPVELREKEGLALLNGTDGMLGMLVMALADLRSLYTSADITAALSLEALLGTDKVLAPELHAIRPHPGQGASADNMLRVLAGSGLTGHHQDDAPRVQDAYSVRCAPQVNGAGRDTLAYAGIVADRELASAVDNPVVLPDGRVESNGNFHGAPVAYVLDFLAIVAADLGSITERRTDRLLDKNRSHGLPPFLADDAGVDSGLMIAQYTQAALVSEMKRLAVPASADSIPSSAMQEDHVSMGWSAARKLRTAVENLGRIVAVELYAATRAIELRAAEGLTPAPASLAAIEALRAAGVEGPGPDRFLSPDLAAAEAFVRGGKLVAAVEPVTGALA, from the coding sequence ATGGATATGCACACAGTCGTGGTGGGGACGTCCGGTACCACCGCAGAGGACGTCATCGCCGTGGCCCGCGCGGGCGCCCGCGTCGAGCTCTCCGCAGCCGCCGTGAGCGCGCTTGCCGCCGCCCGCGAGATCGTGGACGCCCTGGCCGCCAAGCCCGAACCGGTCTACGGCGTCTCCACCGGCTTCGGCGCACTCGCCACCCGCCACATCAGCCCCGAGCTGCGGGCCCAGCTCCAGCGCAACATCGTCCGCTCGCACGCGGCCGGCATGGGCCCGCGCGTCGAGCGCGAGGTCGTACGGGCGCTGATGTTCCTGCGCCTGAAGACGGTCTGCTCGGGCCGCACCGGCGTACGCCCCGAGGTCGCGCAGACCATGGCCGACGTACTGAACGCCGGCATCACCCCCGTCGTGCACGAGTACGGCTCGCTCGGCTGCTCGGGCGACCTGGCGCCGCTCTCGCACTGCGCCCTGACGCTGATGGGCGAGGGTGACGCGGAGGGCCCCGACGGCATCGTGCGCCCGGCCGGCGAGCTGCTCGCCGCGCACGGCATCACCCCCGTCGAACTCCGCGAGAAGGAGGGCCTCGCCCTCCTCAACGGCACGGACGGCATGCTCGGCATGCTCGTGATGGCCCTCGCCGACCTGCGCAGCCTCTACACCTCCGCCGACATCACCGCCGCGCTGAGCCTGGAGGCGCTGCTCGGTACGGACAAGGTCCTCGCCCCGGAGCTGCACGCCATACGGCCGCACCCGGGTCAGGGCGCAAGCGCCGACAACATGCTGCGGGTGCTTGCCGGTTCCGGCCTCACCGGCCACCACCAGGACGACGCGCCGCGCGTCCAGGACGCCTACTCCGTGCGTTGCGCGCCCCAGGTCAACGGTGCCGGGCGCGACACCCTCGCGTACGCCGGGATCGTCGCCGACCGTGAGCTGGCCTCCGCCGTCGACAACCCCGTCGTCCTCCCGGACGGGCGGGTCGAGTCCAACGGCAACTTCCACGGCGCCCCGGTGGCGTACGTGCTCGACTTCCTGGCGATCGTCGCCGCCGACCTCGGCTCGATCACCGAGCGCCGCACGGACCGGCTGCTGGACAAGAACCGTTCGCACGGTCTGCCGCCGTTCCTCGCCGACGACGCCGGTGTCGACTCGGGTCTGATGATCGCCCAGTACACGCAGGCCGCCCTGGTCAGTGAGATGAAGCGGCTCGCGGTCCCGGCGTCGGCGGACTCCATCCCGTCCTCCGCCATGCAGGAGGACCACGTCTCCATGGGCTGGTCGGCGGCGCGCAAGCTCCGTACCGCCGTCGAGAACCTCGGCCGGATCGTCGCCGTCGAGCTGTACGCGGCGACCCGCGCCATCGAACTGCGCGCCGCCGAGGGGCTCACCCCGGCGCCCGCGTCCCTGGCCGCCATCGAGGCGCTGCGGGCGGCGGGCGTCGAGGGACCGGGACCGGACCGCTTCCTGTCGCCCGATCTGGCTGCGGCGGAGGCGTTCGTGCGGGGCGGGAAGCTGGTCGCGGCCGTGGAGCCGGTGACCGGAGCGCTGGCCTAG